The following coding sequences are from one Tachysurus vachellii isolate PV-2020 chromosome 7, HZAU_Pvac_v1, whole genome shotgun sequence window:
- the nhsl2 gene encoding NHS-like protein 2 isoform X1: MPFCKRIIAPKDVCKSALRSGGASVTDLADVCGFSLCSILRQLSDLCRQSVSILEELEGEIASICHRSGTLENKVISLQRHVSTLAACKPPLQTTTNLDSESKRTAHFQSSWQQHVNVFGSWSRPECVQELHQEAQLNLQSLLQDFEEQLYDNRVTGQTFRHPSSQSSEDTSTTLSRSPSSINKKTEFVFLPANKQVCEDETTSLGIRAQDPGACGLDRSLLGWNSSVGPPVAEKPRWHLSRHSSAHLVPINVTGQSFDKHASELQAPFRTEKAVNPKTIRRPRSVIAGPDVTLHCQGDGKILAVDLIQGACSPDSSQPRSLEPTTENTGEQHIPLRKTQSDREHSVPPSPKAPSGMMDHATLMCPSSSWNGPKGSTFSPSWNDSYNYALTPNPVAKQPLSKSGTLDSGGGGLMCPSQTSSAMSVSSVSHSSSFTFISGHRTNIVTHENAIKGKRNETEGAASSPASGNGLNKCEREKRSSRANAFKFRERSLSTPTDSGSLCSADNTCCPGETVPVVREGESYALLYPSNSSEDNTSTDNVSVATSSDYFPVGRLRSRSRSISLKKPKKKPPPPVRSVSLVKNLSAIGGMGPHHSEGFIREGRPKSLFIPRDHNFQDSFRPEFLMASKSDEEAHSSLETASDTSQPPEKESDLAFPSHWQLSEWKSNNDPYRSLSGSSTATGTTVIECIKVRGSSESLNSPPNSRATSPSPLSIEAETKISPFKPPCLMSPSSGYSSQSETPTPTITNSAVIGLTPTTGCKMRPKIPERKSSLPAPSPKDKSQARLSFELPVNSQIDLSSVKLKTKASRRHSDTSTTSKPGKTSQSAQPMVTTTDLRNIRLRSVSRSELEDSPDGSSDIIEEEQGRDISPPTTPCSSKPPKPPVAVKPPLPKRPMNLMLKSPSSSPHAQESPPASPIDRPMPLANIYMVVRKPKPKRPSQTSVTPQEHAPRHPLPLPELDLEHGIPIEEDLSFPSSPEKEDTSKTFCSQSPISCIAELDKKKSKVPPPVPKKPNVLLLPSPTVQTPSSATTEKQSLLYESGSQSPLGPPPSEADEASYNNDDQEISSNKEVPGTCENEAQHENQGKLEDLGNEENDTPDGTPKDIVSIHDVDIKAFTAEIMTEASLEENSSVTDKQELHITEETDDDVPVHTPTTHRTEDLFTIIHRSKRKVLGRKEPAFGSRQSLVSPVKSSSSDIRTLTLGSTPRSTSRNENFMALLQKKGSKTSSGTRVSAMELLKSTNPLARRVTEFSQSDLDAAGTDPSKMVLPDQ, from the exons ccACCACCAACTTGGACTCGGAGAGCAAGCGAACGGCCCACTTCCAATCGTCATGGCAACagcatgtgaatgtgtttggCTCGTGGAGTAGGCCGGAGTGTGTGCAGGAGCTGCACCAAGAGGCTCAGCTCAACCTCCAGAGCCTGCTGCAAG ACTTTGAGGAGCAGCTGTATGATAACAGGGTAACTGGGCAGACATTCCGGCACCCTTCCTCTCAGAGCTCAGAGGACACCTCTACTACGCTCAGCCGCTCGCCTTCATCAATCAACAAGAAAACAGAATTTGTCTTCCTG CCTGCGAATAAACAGGTGTGTGAGGATGAGACAACATCATTAGGGATCCGGGCTCAGGACCCGGGTGCTTGTGGCTTAGACCGCTCTCTCCTGGGCTGGAATTCTTCAGTAGGGCCCCCAGTTGCTGAAAAACCTCGCTGGCACCTGAGTCGACACTCTTCTGCACACCTCGTCCCTATCAATGTCACAG GCCAGAGCTTTGATAAGCACGCCAGCGAACTCCAGGCCCCTTTTAGAACTGAAAAGGCGGTTAACCCAAAGACCATCCGCCGCCCAAGGAGTGTGATCGCAGGCCCTGATGTCACGCTACACTGCCAAG GTGATGGCAAGATTCTTGCTGTTGATCTGATACAAGGTGCCTGTTCTCCTGACTCTTCCCAGCCAAGATCTCTGGAACCCACCACAGAGAATACAGGCGAGCAGCACATACCCTTACGGAAAACTCAAAGTGACAGAGAGCACAGTGTACCCCCATCCCCTAAAGCTCCATCAGGCATGATGGACCATGCCACTCTTATGTGCCCCAGCTCTTCCTGGAATGGCCCAAAGGGTTCCACCTTCTCTCCCTCCTGGAATGACTCCTACAACTATGCCCTGACCCCAAACCCTGTTGCCAAGCAGCCTTTGTCCAAATCTGGAACATTAGACTCTGGTGGGGGTGGCCTCATGTGCCCTTCCCAAACCAGCTCTGCCATGTCTGTGAGCTCTGTATCACACTCTAGCTCCTTCACTTTCATCTCAGGCCATAGAACAAATATAGTCACACATGAAAATGcaattaaaggaaaaagaaacgAGACTGAGGGTGCAGCATCCAGTCCAGCTTCCGGTAATGGCCTCAACAAATGTGAGCGAGAGAAGAGATCATCGCGAGCCAATGCTTTCAAATTCCGTGAACGCTCCCTTTCAACACCAACAGACTCTGGATCTCTCTGCTCAGCAGACAATACGTGCTGTCCAGGAGAGACAGTGCCTGTAGTCAGAGAAGGTGAGAGCTATGCCTTGCTGTACCCTAGCAACAGCTCTGAAGACAACACCAGCACTGACAATGTGTCTGTAGCAACAAGCTCTGACTACTTCCCAGTGGGTAGACTGAGGTCACGTTCACGTAGCATCTCACTAAAGAAGCCCAAAAAGAAGCCACCACCGCCAGTACGCAGTGTGTCCCTAGTAAAGAACTTGTCAGCCATTGGTGGGATGGGCCCACACCATAGTGAAGGATTTATCAGAGAAGGTAGGCCTAAGAGCCTTTTTATACCACGAGATCATAATTTCCAGGATTCATTCCGGCCTGAGTTTCTTATGGCATCTAAATCAGATGAGGAAGCACACAGCAGTTTGGAGACAGCCTCTGATACATCTCAGCCCCCTGAAAAAGAATCAGACCTAGCCTTCCCTTCTCATTGGCAGCTTAGTGAGTGGAAGTCCAATAATGACCCTTATCGTTCATTATCAGGCTCAAGCACTGCTACAGGTACGACAGTAATTGAATGCATAAAAGTTCGTGGAAGCTCAGAATCCCTGAATTCACCACCAAACTCTCGTGCTACTTCCCCTTCTCCACTTTCCATTGAAGCAGAGACTAAGATCTCTCCATTCAAGCCTCCATGTCTCATGTCCCCTTCAAGTGGATACTCTAGTCAGTCTGAGACACCAACCCCAACTATTACAAACTCTGCCGTCATTGGACTCACACCAACAACAGGGTGCAAGATGCGCCCAAAGATCCCAGAGAGGAAGTCCTCACTTCCAGCCCCTTCACCAAAAGACAAATCTCAGGCTCGTCTCTCTTTTGAGTTACCTGTAAATTCCCAAATAGACTTGTCTTCTGTCAAGCTGAAAACTAAAGCTAGCCGGAGGCACTCAGACACGTCTACCACCAGCAAACCAGGCAAAACGAGTCAGTCTGCACAGCCCATGGTTACCACAACAGATCTGAGAAACATCAGACTCCGTTCAGTAAGCCGCTCAGAACTTGAAGATAGTCCTGATGGCTCGTCTGACATCATAGAGGAGGAACAAGGACGAGATATTAGCCCACCTACCACCCCATGCAGCTCGAAGCCACCCAAGCCACCAGTTGCGGTAAAGCCACCACTCCCCAAACGACCAATGAACTTGATGCTGAAGTCGCCATCATCATCACCCCATGCTCAGGAATCACCGCCAGCCTCCCCAATAGACCGACCAATGCCTCTAGCCAACATCTATATGGTGGTCAGGAAGCCTAAACCTAAGAGGCCATCCCAAACATCAGTTACACCTCAAGAGCATGCGCCAAGACATCCACTCCCCCTACCTGAGCTTGACCTAGAACATGGGATACCAATTGAAGAGGATCTTTCCTTTCCTAGCAGTCCAGAGAAAGAGGATACAAGCAAGACCTTTTGTAGTCAAAGTCCAATTTCCTGCATAGCTGAATTGGACAAGAAGAAATCTAAAGTACCACCACCAGTACCCAAAAAGCCAAATGTTCTTCTCTTGCCTTCTCCTACTGTCCAGACACCGAGCAGTGCTACTACAGAAAAGCAAAGCCTTCTATATGAAAGTGGTTCTCAGTCACCTCTAGGCCCACCTCCATCTGAAGCTGATGAGGCTTCTTATAACAATGATGACCAAGAAATATCTTCTAACAAAGAGGTTCCAGGAACTTGTGAGAATGAGGCACAGCATGAAAATCAAGGTAAACTGGAGGACCTtggaaatgaagaaaatgatACACCAGATGGAACCCCTAAGGATATTGTATCTATTCATGATGTGGACATAAAGGCATTCACTGCAGAAATAATGACAG AAGCTTCACTGGAGGAAAACAGCTCTGTCACAGATAAGCAAGAACTGCACATCACTGAAGAAACAGATGATGATGTGCCTGTGCACACACCTACGACTCATAGGACTGAAGACCTTTTCACTATCATACACAG ATCTAAGCGGAAAGTCCTTGGCCGTAAGGAGCCAGCATTTGGTAGTCGCCAGAGCCTTGTGTCACCTGTGAAAAGCAGCAGCAGTGACATTCGAACACTGACACTGGGCAGCACTCCAAGATCAACCTCGCGGAATGAGAACTTCATGGCTCTTCTACAGAAGAAAGGCAGCAAAACAAGCAGTGGAACACGGGTCTCTGCCATGGAACTGCTGAAGAGCACAAACCCTTTGGCTCGGCGTGTCACTGAGTTTTCTCAATCAGATCTGGATGCTGCTGGAACTGACCCATCTAAAATGGTTCTACCAGACCAGTGA
- the nhsl2 gene encoding NHS-like protein 2 isoform X3, with translation MRWKRRRSPGQGRQVEAKSSNSSFTAPFFRATTNLDSESKRTAHFQSSWQQHVNVFGSWSRPECVQELHQEAQLNLQSLLQDFEEQLYDNRVTGQTFRHPSSQSSEDTSTTLSRSPSSINKKTEFVFLPANKQVCEDETTSLGIRAQDPGACGLDRSLLGWNSSVGPPVAEKPRWHLSRHSSAHLVPINVTGQSFDKHASELQAPFRTEKAVNPKTIRRPRSVIAGPDVTLHCQGDGKILAVDLIQGACSPDSSQPRSLEPTTENTGEQHIPLRKTQSDREHSVPPSPKAPSGMMDHATLMCPSSSWNGPKGSTFSPSWNDSYNYALTPNPVAKQPLSKSGTLDSGGGGLMCPSQTSSAMSVSSVSHSSSFTFISGHRTNIVTHENAIKGKRNETEGAASSPASGNGLNKCEREKRSSRANAFKFRERSLSTPTDSGSLCSADNTCCPGETVPVVREGESYALLYPSNSSEDNTSTDNVSVATSSDYFPVGRLRSRSRSISLKKPKKKPPPPVRSVSLVKNLSAIGGMGPHHSEGFIREGRPKSLFIPRDHNFQDSFRPEFLMASKSDEEAHSSLETASDTSQPPEKESDLAFPSHWQLSEWKSNNDPYRSLSGSSTATGTTVIECIKVRGSSESLNSPPNSRATSPSPLSIEAETKISPFKPPCLMSPSSGYSSQSETPTPTITNSAVIGLTPTTGCKMRPKIPERKSSLPAPSPKDKSQARLSFELPVNSQIDLSSVKLKTKASRRHSDTSTTSKPGKTSQSAQPMVTTTDLRNIRLRSVSRSELEDSPDGSSDIIEEEQGRDISPPTTPCSSKPPKPPVAVKPPLPKRPMNLMLKSPSSSPHAQESPPASPIDRPMPLANIYMVVRKPKPKRPSQTSVTPQEHAPRHPLPLPELDLEHGIPIEEDLSFPSSPEKEDTSKTFCSQSPISCIAELDKKKSKVPPPVPKKPNVLLLPSPTVQTPSSATTEKQSLLYESGSQSPLGPPPSEADEASYNNDDQEISSNKEVPGTCENEAQHENQGKLEDLGNEENDTPDGTPKDIVSIHDVDIKAFTAEIMTEASLEENSSVTDKQELHITEETDDDVPVHTPTTHRTEDLFTIIHRSKRKVLGRKEPAFGSRQSLVSPVKSSSSDIRTLTLGSTPRSTSRNENFMALLQKKGSKTSSGTRVSAMELLKSTNPLARRVTEFSQSDLDAAGTDPSKMVLPDQ, from the exons ccACCACCAACTTGGACTCGGAGAGCAAGCGAACGGCCCACTTCCAATCGTCATGGCAACagcatgtgaatgtgtttggCTCGTGGAGTAGGCCGGAGTGTGTGCAGGAGCTGCACCAAGAGGCTCAGCTCAACCTCCAGAGCCTGCTGCAAG ACTTTGAGGAGCAGCTGTATGATAACAGGGTAACTGGGCAGACATTCCGGCACCCTTCCTCTCAGAGCTCAGAGGACACCTCTACTACGCTCAGCCGCTCGCCTTCATCAATCAACAAGAAAACAGAATTTGTCTTCCTG CCTGCGAATAAACAGGTGTGTGAGGATGAGACAACATCATTAGGGATCCGGGCTCAGGACCCGGGTGCTTGTGGCTTAGACCGCTCTCTCCTGGGCTGGAATTCTTCAGTAGGGCCCCCAGTTGCTGAAAAACCTCGCTGGCACCTGAGTCGACACTCTTCTGCACACCTCGTCCCTATCAATGTCACAG GCCAGAGCTTTGATAAGCACGCCAGCGAACTCCAGGCCCCTTTTAGAACTGAAAAGGCGGTTAACCCAAAGACCATCCGCCGCCCAAGGAGTGTGATCGCAGGCCCTGATGTCACGCTACACTGCCAAG GTGATGGCAAGATTCTTGCTGTTGATCTGATACAAGGTGCCTGTTCTCCTGACTCTTCCCAGCCAAGATCTCTGGAACCCACCACAGAGAATACAGGCGAGCAGCACATACCCTTACGGAAAACTCAAAGTGACAGAGAGCACAGTGTACCCCCATCCCCTAAAGCTCCATCAGGCATGATGGACCATGCCACTCTTATGTGCCCCAGCTCTTCCTGGAATGGCCCAAAGGGTTCCACCTTCTCTCCCTCCTGGAATGACTCCTACAACTATGCCCTGACCCCAAACCCTGTTGCCAAGCAGCCTTTGTCCAAATCTGGAACATTAGACTCTGGTGGGGGTGGCCTCATGTGCCCTTCCCAAACCAGCTCTGCCATGTCTGTGAGCTCTGTATCACACTCTAGCTCCTTCACTTTCATCTCAGGCCATAGAACAAATATAGTCACACATGAAAATGcaattaaaggaaaaagaaacgAGACTGAGGGTGCAGCATCCAGTCCAGCTTCCGGTAATGGCCTCAACAAATGTGAGCGAGAGAAGAGATCATCGCGAGCCAATGCTTTCAAATTCCGTGAACGCTCCCTTTCAACACCAACAGACTCTGGATCTCTCTGCTCAGCAGACAATACGTGCTGTCCAGGAGAGACAGTGCCTGTAGTCAGAGAAGGTGAGAGCTATGCCTTGCTGTACCCTAGCAACAGCTCTGAAGACAACACCAGCACTGACAATGTGTCTGTAGCAACAAGCTCTGACTACTTCCCAGTGGGTAGACTGAGGTCACGTTCACGTAGCATCTCACTAAAGAAGCCCAAAAAGAAGCCACCACCGCCAGTACGCAGTGTGTCCCTAGTAAAGAACTTGTCAGCCATTGGTGGGATGGGCCCACACCATAGTGAAGGATTTATCAGAGAAGGTAGGCCTAAGAGCCTTTTTATACCACGAGATCATAATTTCCAGGATTCATTCCGGCCTGAGTTTCTTATGGCATCTAAATCAGATGAGGAAGCACACAGCAGTTTGGAGACAGCCTCTGATACATCTCAGCCCCCTGAAAAAGAATCAGACCTAGCCTTCCCTTCTCATTGGCAGCTTAGTGAGTGGAAGTCCAATAATGACCCTTATCGTTCATTATCAGGCTCAAGCACTGCTACAGGTACGACAGTAATTGAATGCATAAAAGTTCGTGGAAGCTCAGAATCCCTGAATTCACCACCAAACTCTCGTGCTACTTCCCCTTCTCCACTTTCCATTGAAGCAGAGACTAAGATCTCTCCATTCAAGCCTCCATGTCTCATGTCCCCTTCAAGTGGATACTCTAGTCAGTCTGAGACACCAACCCCAACTATTACAAACTCTGCCGTCATTGGACTCACACCAACAACAGGGTGCAAGATGCGCCCAAAGATCCCAGAGAGGAAGTCCTCACTTCCAGCCCCTTCACCAAAAGACAAATCTCAGGCTCGTCTCTCTTTTGAGTTACCTGTAAATTCCCAAATAGACTTGTCTTCTGTCAAGCTGAAAACTAAAGCTAGCCGGAGGCACTCAGACACGTCTACCACCAGCAAACCAGGCAAAACGAGTCAGTCTGCACAGCCCATGGTTACCACAACAGATCTGAGAAACATCAGACTCCGTTCAGTAAGCCGCTCAGAACTTGAAGATAGTCCTGATGGCTCGTCTGACATCATAGAGGAGGAACAAGGACGAGATATTAGCCCACCTACCACCCCATGCAGCTCGAAGCCACCCAAGCCACCAGTTGCGGTAAAGCCACCACTCCCCAAACGACCAATGAACTTGATGCTGAAGTCGCCATCATCATCACCCCATGCTCAGGAATCACCGCCAGCCTCCCCAATAGACCGACCAATGCCTCTAGCCAACATCTATATGGTGGTCAGGAAGCCTAAACCTAAGAGGCCATCCCAAACATCAGTTACACCTCAAGAGCATGCGCCAAGACATCCACTCCCCCTACCTGAGCTTGACCTAGAACATGGGATACCAATTGAAGAGGATCTTTCCTTTCCTAGCAGTCCAGAGAAAGAGGATACAAGCAAGACCTTTTGTAGTCAAAGTCCAATTTCCTGCATAGCTGAATTGGACAAGAAGAAATCTAAAGTACCACCACCAGTACCCAAAAAGCCAAATGTTCTTCTCTTGCCTTCTCCTACTGTCCAGACACCGAGCAGTGCTACTACAGAAAAGCAAAGCCTTCTATATGAAAGTGGTTCTCAGTCACCTCTAGGCCCACCTCCATCTGAAGCTGATGAGGCTTCTTATAACAATGATGACCAAGAAATATCTTCTAACAAAGAGGTTCCAGGAACTTGTGAGAATGAGGCACAGCATGAAAATCAAGGTAAACTGGAGGACCTtggaaatgaagaaaatgatACACCAGATGGAACCCCTAAGGATATTGTATCTATTCATGATGTGGACATAAAGGCATTCACTGCAGAAATAATGACAG AAGCTTCACTGGAGGAAAACAGCTCTGTCACAGATAAGCAAGAACTGCACATCACTGAAGAAACAGATGATGATGTGCCTGTGCACACACCTACGACTCATAGGACTGAAGACCTTTTCACTATCATACACAG ATCTAAGCGGAAAGTCCTTGGCCGTAAGGAGCCAGCATTTGGTAGTCGCCAGAGCCTTGTGTCACCTGTGAAAAGCAGCAGCAGTGACATTCGAACACTGACACTGGGCAGCACTCCAAGATCAACCTCGCGGAATGAGAACTTCATGGCTCTTCTACAGAAGAAAGGCAGCAAAACAAGCAGTGGAACACGGGTCTCTGCCATGGAACTGCTGAAGAGCACAAACCCTTTGGCTCGGCGTGTCACTGAGTTTTCTCAATCAGATCTGGATGCTGCTGGAACTGACCCATCTAAAATGGTTCTACCAGACCAGTGA